The Streptococcus iniae genome contains the following window.
CTTTTCATCTTTAAGTTTTTGAAAAGCACCAACAAATACTTGACTTACTTTCAATGGTTGTCAAAAATAAATTCGATCTATCAGATAGCTCGACTGATTCATTTCAATGAAATCATGTAAATCTAAAATGTTTGGTATTGAGAATGCTCTGATAATCTGAAGTAAATCTTTAAAGTTTGATTTTTTGTCTCAATATCAAAGTTCCTGATCTGCCTAATACCCGTCTTATCATAGTGATATTTATTTTTTTTTAAAATAGTCTCCTTATTCTCATATGTTAGAGATAGAGGGCATCTAGAGAAGCTTGATTTGTGTAAAAAGGGGTTTAATTTGTGTATAGGATTTGCTAAAGAACTTTTTTAAACTAAGAATAGGATAAACTAGCTTCAAGGAGACTAATATGTTATATACCAAGGAAAAGACACAAGCATGGCTTGAAATGATTGCTAATAAAACAAAGGATCACCCAAGTTGGGCAAAGGTTTTTGAAAAATGTTTTACCAATACTTTAGATGAAACCATGACAAAACTGGATGATGGGACTACCTTTATTTTGACAGGTGATATTCCAGCTATGTGGCTAAGAGACTCAGCTGCCCAAGTTAGACCATATTTAGCCTTAGCTAAAGAGGATTTACTACTTAGGCAGACTATTTTAGGTTTAATTGAGCGTCAGCTGACCTTTATTTGCCATGACCCTTATGCAAATTCTTTTAACATGTCAGAAAATTGGAATGGTCATCATGAAACTGATAAAACACATCTAACGGGTTGGATTTGGGAGCGCAAATATGAGGTGGATTCCTTATGTTACCCGTTGCAATTGGCCTATTTACTCTGGCAAAAAACAGGAGAAAGCAGTCAATTTAATACTACTTTTTTTAAGGCCCTTAAAACCATTGTTGAGCTTTGGACGGTAGAGCAAAATCATGACAATTCTCCTTATCGTTTTGAGAGAGAAACAAACCGACAAGAAGATACCTTAGTTAATGATGGTTGTGGTCCTGCTTGTGCCTATACAGGGATGACCTGGTCTGCTTTTCGTCCCAGTGATGATGCTTGTCAGTATTCTTATTTAGTGCCTTCAAACATGTTTGCTGTTGTTGTGTTAGACTATGCATTAGAGATTATTGACAGTTTATTCAATGATACTTATAAGGATCTAGCCCAGAATATCCTGACCCTGAAAGAAGCCATTGATTCCGGTATTAAAGCCTATGGGGTAACACAGAACCAAAAAGGAGAGAAGGTATTTGCCTATGAAGTAGATGGTTTGGGCAATGCTTCCATTATGGATGACCCCAATGTGCCTAGCTTATTAGCTGCACCTTATTTAGGCTATTGTCAAATTGATGACCCTATTTATCAGGCGACTAGACGAACAATCTTAAGTCCTGAAAATCCTTATTACTATCAAGGAGAATACGCCAAAGGCTTGGGCAGTAGCCATACCTTTTACCGCTATATTTGGCCAATTGCCCTTGCAATTCAAGGTTTAACCACAAAGGATAAGAAAGAAAAAGAAGAACTGCTTGACATTATGGTTGCCTGTGATGGTGAAACGGGTGTTATGCATGAAAGTTTTCATGTTGATGATCCTAAGAAATTTTCACGGGAATGGTTTTCATGGGCAAATATGATGTTTTGTGAATTAGTTCTAGATTACTTAGAATTGGAGCAGTAGGATATGGTAAAAGAAACCGTA
Protein-coding sequences here:
- a CDS encoding glycoside hydrolase family 125 protein, which gives rise to MLYTKEKTQAWLEMIANKTKDHPSWAKVFEKCFTNTLDETMTKLDDGTTFILTGDIPAMWLRDSAAQVRPYLALAKEDLLLRQTILGLIERQLTFICHDPYANSFNMSENWNGHHETDKTHLTGWIWERKYEVDSLCYPLQLAYLLWQKTGESSQFNTTFFKALKTIVELWTVEQNHDNSPYRFERETNRQEDTLVNDGCGPACAYTGMTWSAFRPSDDACQYSYLVPSNMFAVVVLDYALEIIDSLFNDTYKDLAQNILTLKEAIDSGIKAYGVTQNQKGEKVFAYEVDGLGNASIMDDPNVPSLLAAPYLGYCQIDDPIYQATRRTILSPENPYYYQGEYAKGLGSSHTFYRYIWPIALAIQGLTTKDKKEKEELLDIMVACDGETGVMHESFHVDDPKKFSREWFSWANMMFCELVLDYLELEQ